The Terriglobia bacterium genome window below encodes:
- a CDS encoding periplasmic heavy metal sensor, with product MKLKFLVVTLVLLFAAGALQAQTPRPAPGGSPFMGNWNPPAALTTDWWNNPDIANDLRLTEAQKKQLEQVSTNVKLTLIDAGATGLKSYVRLQSLLDGDPFDRAAFNQELDAASNAASKLVKDFGQMAVTVRTILTAEQWHKLEAMKSAGRMRARPHPDAMHDGMHDHMHAAPPPSLQTPPQ from the coding sequence ATGAAACTCAAATTCCTGGTAGTCACGCTTGTCCTATTGTTCGCCGCTGGGGCGTTGCAGGCGCAAACGCCGCGGCCTGCGCCCGGCGGATCGCCGTTTATGGGCAACTGGAACCCGCCGGCCGCGTTGACAACCGACTGGTGGAATAATCCCGATATCGCCAACGACCTGCGCCTTACCGAAGCACAGAAGAAGCAGCTCGAGCAGGTGAGCACGAACGTGAAATTGACGCTGATCGATGCCGGGGCCACGGGGCTGAAGTCATACGTGCGGCTGCAGTCGCTGCTCGATGGCGATCCGTTCGACCGCGCCGCCTTTAACCAGGAGCTGGATGCGGCGTCCAACGCGGCCAGCAAGTTGGTGAAGGATTTTGGGCAGATGGCGGTCACCGTGCGCACCATTCTGACGGCGGAGCAGTGGCACAAGCTGGAAGCGATGAAGTCCGCCGGCCGCATGCGCGCGCGCCCGCATCCCGACGCGATGCATGACGGCATGCACGACCACATGCATGCGGCGCCGCCTCCATCGCTGCAAACGCCGCCGCAGTAA
- a CDS encoding helix-turn-helix domain-containing protein, with amino-acid sequence MAKRFKALREKMSPEAQESARAKARQYAEAMALDELRVAREMTQQHLARILRVNQAAVSKLEHRADMYVSTLQDFVRAMGGTLRIEAIFPEGRVEITQFRMLKRSV; translated from the coding sequence ATGGCAAAAAGGTTCAAGGCGCTAAGAGAAAAGATGAGTCCCGAGGCCCAAGAAAGCGCCCGGGCTAAAGCTCGTCAATACGCAGAGGCCATGGCGCTGGACGAACTTCGCGTAGCCCGCGAGATGACGCAACAACACCTCGCCAGGATTTTGAGAGTGAATCAGGCGGCTGTCTCGAAGCTGGAACACCGCGCTGATATGTATGTCAGCACGCTTCAGGACTTCGTCAGAGCAATGGGAGGGACCCTGCGCATCGAGGCCATTTTTCCCGAGGGAAGAGTTGAGATCACGCAGTTCCGAATGCTGAAACGATCGGTGTAA
- the proC gene encoding pyrroline-5-carboxylate reductase, protein MQQATKTAKQEARSGVKKVALLGAGKMGGILLEAFARYQGSPRLALSATVQHAARAETLAQRFNVPIGTDNRKAARAADIIFLCVKPQVVDQVLAEIRPEVGHGKLVVSIVASVPTSYIEQRLKGKVPVVRSMPNTPAVVGCGMTAICKGSFATDEHMEIARQLFGSVGRCAIAEEKQMDAITGLSASGPAYIFIILESLAEAGVKVGLSRELATELAAQTVLGAAQMVLQTGSHPALLKDAVTTPAGCTIDGILELEEGKLRVTLIKAVVKATQRAKELLMSR, encoded by the coding sequence ATGCAGCAGGCCACCAAGACGGCAAAACAAGAAGCTCGGTCCGGCGTGAAAAAGGTCGCGCTCCTGGGCGCAGGAAAGATGGGCGGCATCCTGCTGGAAGCTTTTGCGCGCTACCAGGGATCGCCGCGCCTTGCGCTTAGCGCCACGGTGCAGCATGCCGCCCGCGCCGAGACGCTTGCGCAGCGCTTCAACGTTCCCATCGGCACGGACAATCGCAAGGCCGCTCGCGCCGCCGACATCATTTTTTTGTGCGTCAAGCCGCAGGTCGTAGACCAGGTGCTGGCGGAAATCCGGCCCGAGGTCGGACACGGCAAGCTGGTCGTCTCCATTGTCGCTTCCGTCCCCACCAGCTATATCGAGCAAAGGCTGAAGGGGAAAGTGCCGGTGGTGCGTTCCATGCCAAACACGCCCGCGGTGGTGGGCTGCGGAATGACCGCCATCTGCAAGGGAAGCTTTGCCACGGACGAGCACATGGAAATCGCCCGCCAACTGTTTGGCTCCGTGGGACGGTGCGCGATTGCCGAGGAGAAGCAGATGGACGCGATCACCGGACTTTCGGCCAGCGGTCCGGCGTACATTTTCATCATTCTCGAATCCCTCGCCGAGGCCGGCGTCAAAGTCGGGCTGTCGCGCGAGCTGGCTACCGAACTGGCGGCGCAGACCGTGCTCGGCGCCGCACAAATGGTGCTGCAAACCGGGAGTCATCCCGCGCTGCTGAAGGACGCGGTCACCACGCCCGCGGGGTGCACGATTGACGGCATCCTCGAACTGGAAGAGGGCAAGCTGCGGGTGACGCTGATCAAGGCGGTGGTGAAGGCGACGCAGAGGGCGAAAGAACTGCTGATGTCGCGGTAG
- a CDS encoding cyclase: MPYLLVRLKVADFANWKRVFDSHAEAQRQSGLRLDKVLRNLDDPNEVVTWFEVTDLAKARGFVTSPAVPRAQEDSGVVDQPDIYFLA; the protein is encoded by the coding sequence ATGCCTTATTTGCTGGTGCGGCTCAAAGTGGCGGACTTTGCCAATTGGAAGCGGGTGTTCGATTCCCACGCCGAGGCGCAACGCCAGTCAGGATTGCGCCTCGATAAGGTGTTGCGCAACCTCGACGACCCCAACGAGGTCGTTACCTGGTTTGAGGTCACGGACCTGGCAAAGGCGCGAGGGTTCGTCACCTCTCCCGCAGTGCCGCGTGCGCAAGAAGATTCGGGAGTCGTGGACCAGCCCGACATCTACTTCCTCGCCTGA
- a CDS encoding type II toxin-antitoxin system RelE/ParE family toxin: MAWEVEFTAEFEAWWNTLTSDEQVEIDAKVRLLEERGPVLPRPHSDVIGQSRYANMKELRGRVTKPGGEPSELRVLYAFDPSRTAILLIGGDKTGNPDWYNQFVPIADDLFDEHLKEIKRDRRKQERDDGKKVQGAKRKDESRGPRKRPG, encoded by the coding sequence ATGGCATGGGAGGTCGAATTCACGGCTGAATTCGAGGCGTGGTGGAACACGCTGACCTCCGACGAGCAGGTCGAGATTGACGCCAAAGTCAGATTGTTGGAAGAACGTGGGCCCGTCCTTCCTCGCCCCCATTCTGACGTGATCGGCCAATCCAGATATGCCAATATGAAAGAACTGCGCGGCAGGGTAACGAAGCCGGGAGGAGAGCCGAGTGAGCTTCGGGTCCTCTACGCGTTTGACCCGAGCAGGACCGCGATCCTGCTCATCGGCGGCGACAAGACGGGCAACCCAGACTGGTACAACCAGTTTGTTCCAATCGCGGACGATCTGTTCGACGAACACTTGAAGGAGATAAAGCGGGACCGCCGCAAACAGGAGAGGGATGATGGCAAAAAGGTTCAAGGCGCTAAGAGAAAAGATGAGTCCCGAGGCCCAAGAAAGCGCCCGGGCTAA
- a CDS encoding D-glycerate dehydrogenase yields the protein MADQKRVYATCDIGEALDLLRQRGYDVEVYPGPEPPPKKLVIEKLRSGVDGLITTLRDPIDAEIFEAGKGHLKVVSQLAVGFDNINRADANRYRVPFTNTADVLTEATAEFAFFMMGALARKLWSAEHNVRKNEWGTWHPYLPFLGDEVTGKTIAVIGTGRIGQAIIRKCDGFDMNILCYDPVYQNHQFVQAIQLLKNLRHSLGITKDRTWIKYADFEQALHESDFVTIHVPLVRPGEGGTPTYHLINEKTLRMMKPSAYLINNSRGPVVDEVAVAKALKENWIAGAALDVFAKEPLPADSPLRDPAIEDRCRLYPHFASAGKITRLSTDPDKGMAGRCVQGLIDVLENHYNADPSKMPFVVNKEAFKKQ from the coding sequence ATGGCCGACCAGAAGCGCGTGTACGCCACCTGCGATATCGGTGAAGCTCTCGATCTGCTGCGCCAGCGCGGCTACGACGTCGAGGTCTATCCCGGCCCGGAGCCGCCGCCGAAAAAACTCGTCATCGAAAAGCTGCGCAGCGGCGTGGACGGCCTCATCACCACCCTGCGCGATCCCATTGACGCGGAAATTTTCGAGGCGGGCAAGGGCCACCTGAAGGTGGTCTCGCAGCTCGCCGTCGGATTCGACAACATCAATCGCGCCGACGCCAACCGCTACCGCGTCCCGTTCACCAATACGGCCGACGTTCTCACCGAAGCCACTGCCGAATTTGCCTTTTTCATGATGGGCGCCCTCGCCCGCAAGCTGTGGAGCGCCGAACATAACGTGCGCAAGAACGAGTGGGGCACCTGGCACCCGTATCTCCCGTTCCTGGGCGACGAAGTCACCGGCAAAACCATCGCCGTCATCGGCACTGGCCGCATCGGGCAGGCGATCATCAGAAAATGCGACGGCTTCGACATGAACATCCTCTGCTACGACCCGGTGTACCAGAACCACCAGTTCGTGCAGGCCATCCAGCTGCTCAAGAACCTGCGCCATTCTCTCGGCATCACCAAAGACCGCACCTGGATCAAGTACGCGGACTTCGAGCAGGCATTGCACGAATCCGACTTCGTCACCATTCACGTGCCGCTGGTCCGTCCCGGCGAGGGCGGCACGCCGACCTATCACCTGATCAACGAGAAGACGCTGCGCATGATGAAGCCCTCCGCATACCTGATCAACAACTCGCGTGGGCCGGTGGTGGACGAGGTCGCGGTCGCCAAGGCGCTGAAGGAAAACTGGATTGCCGGCGCCGCGCTCGATGTCTTCGCCAAAGAACCGCTGCCCGCCGACTCGCCGTTGCGCGACCCCGCCATCGAAGACCGCTGCCGCCTCTACCCGCACTTCGCCAGCGCCGGCAAGATCACGCGGCTCTCCACCGATCCCGACAAAGGCATGGCGGGCCGCTGCGTGCAAGGCCTCATTGATGTGCTGGAGAACCACTACAACGCTGATCCCAGCAAGATGCCGTTCGTGGTGAACAAAGAAGCGTTCAAGAAGCAGTAG
- a CDS encoding radical SAM protein has protein sequence MDTVQRTGGDPPFVRNVGLFLTYHCQASCAHCIVKAGPDRHEEVTLDDARNWIRQIASYRNHYVYVLSLTGGEPFSNLKLLREVMEFAAECNLYISVVTNGFWATKRETAKRLLESLPKICFLSISTDVYHQHYVPFEHVKNAIWAAQQCGIPYYISVVTDNKRDPEYQRVNSELLQLTDQENIRTGITFPLGRASQMISQLRFGLSDEPPKEACQAASSPCIFPDARVYGCIGPLIELQHKHPLLLGNLRESSVADIFDRAETSVALHALRLWGPNRLISLLREAGLGQHLPKSYIEDSVCNACYNLLSDAVVRGWLCQLEQDAEFRRKVAYGRLYYLNETGMLELGGF, from the coding sequence ATGGATACTGTACAAAGAACGGGTGGGGATCCGCCATTTGTGCGCAACGTAGGCCTATTCCTGACCTATCATTGCCAGGCATCCTGCGCCCATTGCATCGTTAAGGCCGGACCGGATCGACACGAGGAAGTGACTCTGGATGATGCCCGCAATTGGATTCGCCAGATCGCTTCCTATCGCAATCATTATGTGTATGTTCTTTCGTTAACGGGCGGCGAGCCATTCTCCAATCTAAAGCTGCTTAGAGAAGTGATGGAGTTCGCCGCTGAATGTAACTTGTACATATCAGTTGTGACCAATGGGTTTTGGGCGACTAAACGGGAAACGGCCAAGCGGTTGCTGGAGAGCCTGCCGAAGATCTGTTTTTTGTCGATTAGCACTGATGTATACCATCAGCATTACGTGCCGTTTGAGCATGTAAAAAATGCTATCTGGGCGGCCCAACAGTGTGGGATACCCTACTACATCTCAGTCGTCACCGACAATAAGAGGGATCCTGAGTATCAACGGGTCAATTCCGAGCTTCTCCAGCTTACCGATCAAGAGAATATTCGTACGGGGATTACCTTCCCATTGGGCCGAGCTTCCCAGATGATCTCGCAATTGAGATTTGGGCTTAGCGATGAGCCGCCAAAAGAGGCCTGCCAGGCTGCTAGCTCGCCCTGTATTTTTCCTGACGCGCGCGTTTACGGTTGCATAGGGCCGCTGATTGAGTTACAGCATAAGCACCCGCTTCTTCTGGGCAACCTGCGGGAATCCTCCGTGGCTGACATTTTCGATCGAGCCGAGACGAGCGTCGCATTACATGCCCTCAGGCTGTGGGGTCCGAACCGACTTATTTCTCTGTTGCGAGAAGCCGGTCTGGGCCAGCATCTGCCGAAAAGTTATATAGAAGACAGCGTCTGTAACGCTTGCTACAACTTGCTGTCCGACGCCGTAGTTCGCGGGTGGCTGTGTCAGTTGGAGCAAGATGCTGAATTTCGACGGAAAGTAGCGTACGGTCGACTTTATTACCTGAACGAAACCGGAATGCTGGAGCTCGGGGGTTTCTGA
- the metG gene encoding methionine--tRNA ligase, with amino-acid sequence MKSEELSEKFYITTPIYYVNARPHLGHAYTTIVCDTIARRQRMLGKDTFLLTGTDEHGVNVERAAQAAGRDPSEYVDEIAAAFKAMADRVGATYDKFIRTTSAEHKHGVQALFRVLRDNGHIYKGTYTGQYCVHDNLYVDSAGPGAPCPTCGRPTETISEENYFFKLSAFEDKLLRHYQENPEFIRPETRRNEVMSFVKGGLRDLSISRSTFQWGIPVPDDPGHVIYVWLDALSNYITAIGYGSEKKKDQQQFEKYWPAEVHMIGKEIVRFHCVYWPAFLMAANLPLPKTIMAHGWILFEQDKMSKSRGNIVRAETIIDVLGLDSLRYFLLREIVFGQDGSFSFDALVGRFNSDLANDYGNLASRTLSMIQRYFRGEVPYPSATGSRTAADNAIQEHATRAIEECRRLFDDYQFSRALECVWGVIGAVNKYIVENEPWAVAEKEDEPSRSRLGTILYTAAEALRVVTALVHPVVPESSSRIWKQLGLGEISKFRLDKLKWGQLELGTKLGKVEPVFPRVDKSAIEKMHEMEQQGRAPVASAETKKPPATAGARQPVEMAMGQNGETAPPARSAATAGQQGTPAAPNGPAASPSAGTVAASTKPAAAPEGKISIDDFLKVEMRVGQVKSAEKVKGADRLLRLEVDIGTEVRQLVAGIAEAYTPEQLIGRKVVIVANLAPRKLKGLESNGMIVAASVEGGKPVLAGFLEDVPVGAKLK; translated from the coding sequence ATGAAGAGTGAAGAATTGTCGGAAAAGTTCTACATCACGACGCCGATTTACTACGTGAACGCGCGGCCGCATCTGGGGCATGCGTACACCACCATCGTCTGCGACACCATTGCGCGGCGGCAGCGCATGTTGGGCAAAGACACGTTCCTGCTGACCGGAACCGACGAGCACGGGGTCAACGTGGAGCGCGCGGCGCAGGCGGCGGGACGCGATCCCAGCGAATACGTGGACGAGATCGCGGCGGCGTTCAAGGCGATGGCCGACCGGGTGGGCGCGACTTACGATAAATTCATCCGCACCACCTCGGCGGAACACAAGCACGGCGTGCAGGCGCTGTTCCGCGTGCTGCGCGACAACGGCCACATCTACAAGGGAACGTACACCGGCCAATACTGCGTCCACGACAACCTGTACGTGGATTCCGCCGGTCCGGGCGCGCCTTGTCCGACCTGCGGGCGCCCGACGGAAACGATCAGCGAGGAGAACTACTTCTTCAAGCTGTCGGCGTTCGAGGACAAGCTGCTGCGCCATTACCAGGAGAATCCGGAGTTCATCCGCCCGGAGACGCGGCGCAATGAAGTGATGTCGTTCGTGAAGGGCGGACTGCGCGATCTCTCCATCAGCCGCAGCACGTTTCAATGGGGCATTCCGGTGCCGGACGATCCCGGCCACGTGATCTACGTGTGGCTGGACGCGCTGAGCAACTACATCACGGCGATCGGGTACGGATCGGAGAAGAAAAAAGACCAGCAGCAGTTCGAGAAATACTGGCCGGCGGAAGTGCACATGATCGGCAAGGAGATCGTGCGCTTCCACTGCGTCTACTGGCCGGCGTTCCTGATGGCGGCGAACCTGCCGCTGCCCAAGACGATCATGGCGCACGGGTGGATCCTGTTCGAGCAGGACAAGATGTCGAAGTCGCGCGGCAACATCGTGCGCGCGGAGACCATCATTGACGTGCTCGGCCTGGACTCGCTGCGCTACTTCCTGCTGCGCGAGATCGTGTTCGGGCAGGACGGGTCGTTCTCCTTCGACGCGCTGGTGGGGCGCTTCAATTCCGATCTGGCGAACGACTACGGCAACCTGGCGAGCCGCACGTTGAGCATGATCCAGCGCTATTTTCGCGGCGAGGTGCCGTACCCGTCGGCGACCGGGTCGCGGACCGCGGCGGACAACGCCATCCAGGAGCACGCGACGCGCGCCATCGAAGAGTGCCGGCGACTGTTCGACGATTACCAGTTCTCGCGCGCGCTGGAATGCGTGTGGGGCGTGATTGGCGCGGTGAACAAGTACATCGTGGAAAACGAGCCCTGGGCGGTGGCGGAAAAAGAGGATGAGCCGAGCCGGTCGCGGCTGGGCACGATCCTGTACACCGCGGCGGAGGCGCTGCGGGTGGTGACCGCGCTGGTGCACCCGGTGGTGCCGGAGTCGAGTTCGCGGATATGGAAGCAGCTTGGTCTCGGAGAAATTTCCAAGTTCCGCCTGGACAAGCTCAAGTGGGGACAATTGGAGTTGGGAACGAAGCTGGGCAAGGTGGAGCCGGTGTTCCCGCGCGTCGACAAGAGCGCGATCGAGAAGATGCACGAGATGGAGCAGCAGGGCCGCGCGCCCGTCGCATCGGCCGAGACAAAGAAGCCGCCCGCAACCGCCGGAGCGCGCCAGCCGGTGGAGATGGCGATGGGCCAGAACGGTGAGACCGCGCCGCCCGCGCGAAGCGCAGCGACAGCGGGACAGCAGGGGACGCCAGCGGCGCCGAACGGCCCGGCGGCGTCGCCGAGTGCCGGCACAGTGGCGGCAAGCACAAAGCCGGCCGCGGCGCCAGAGGGAAAAATCTCGATTGACGATTTCCTGAAGGTCGAGATGCGCGTCGGGCAGGTGAAGTCGGCGGAAAAAGTCAAAGGTGCGGACCGGTTGCTGCGGCTGGAAGTGGATATCGGAACAGAAGTGCGGCAGCTTGTCGCCGGCATCGCCGAGGCGTACACGCCGGAGCAGTTGATCGGACGCAAAGTGGTGATCGTGGCCAACCTGGCGCCACGCAAGCTGAAAGGACTGGAGTCGAACGGCATGATCGTGGCGGCGTCGGTCGAGGGCGGCAAGCCGGTGCTGGCGGGATTCCTGGAAGACGTTCCGGTCGGGGCAAAATTGAAATAA
- the argS gene encoding arginine--tRNA ligase: MYRHFQQQLADRVRAYLREAYDIDLDNVVIEQPPQVELGEFALPLCFELAKRLRKPPRKIAEDIVNGIGAIEGFEKLEVAGAGYINARLHRAAAAAALAAGEEPPQLPGVEGKILVEHTSINPNKAAHIGHLRNAILGDTFVRLLRAARRTVDVQNYIDNTGVQVADVVVGFRELEPKSQQDIEQLARREPRFDYLCWNLYARVSQWYQEDNANLQKRAEALHAIEQGGNESADIAEIISAAVLRRHLETMERLSIEYDFLPRESEILRLHFWDLAFQQMKDKGVLYLEPEGKNKGCWVMGRPHAAGKSEEEHTEEDQKVIVRSNGTVGYVGKDIAYHLWKFGLLGRDFEYRRFYQYPNRHEVWISAVEGEKDHPHFGGVSAIYNVIDARQAEAQNTVIEALRGLGYTHAAEHYTHLSYEMVALTPRCASELGYQLSEDDWGKAYIEVSGRKGFGVKADDLIDTLIAAARKEVDSRHAELREEERREIATQIAIGALRYFMLKFTKPSVIAFDFKEALSFEGETGPYSQYAVVRATNIFRKAGVDPESVLSSINNRQSTIGNSPSTIDHGPSTSIDFATYLSAPSANELWELWLAASKTSYVIEQCIATAEPAYAAKHAFQLAQLFNNFYHRHHILNEPDEGRKQFLLATAAVVRRELLRILDVMGITVPPVM; encoded by the coding sequence TTGTACCGCCATTTCCAGCAGCAACTCGCCGATCGCGTTCGCGCCTACCTGCGCGAAGCCTACGACATTGATCTGGACAACGTAGTCATCGAGCAGCCGCCGCAGGTCGAGCTCGGCGAGTTCGCGTTGCCGCTTTGCTTCGAGCTTGCCAAGCGCCTGCGCAAGCCGCCGCGCAAGATTGCCGAGGACATCGTCAACGGCATCGGTGCGATCGAAGGCTTCGAGAAGCTGGAAGTCGCGGGCGCGGGATACATCAACGCGCGCCTCCATCGCGCCGCCGCCGCCGCCGCGCTCGCCGCGGGTGAAGAGCCGCCGCAACTTCCCGGCGTCGAAGGCAAGATTCTGGTCGAGCACACCAGCATCAATCCCAACAAGGCCGCGCACATCGGCCACTTGCGCAACGCCATTCTCGGCGACACCTTCGTTCGCCTGCTGCGCGCCGCCCGCCGCACCGTGGACGTGCAGAACTACATCGACAACACCGGCGTCCAGGTCGCCGACGTGGTCGTCGGCTTCCGCGAGCTCGAACCTAAGAGCCAGCAGGACATCGAACAGCTTGCGCGCCGCGAGCCGCGTTTCGATTACCTCTGCTGGAACCTCTACGCGCGCGTCTCGCAGTGGTACCAGGAAGACAACGCGAACCTCCAGAAGCGTGCCGAGGCGCTGCACGCGATCGAGCAGGGCGGCAATGAATCCGCCGATATCGCCGAGATCATCTCCGCCGCCGTTCTGCGCCGCCATCTCGAAACCATGGAGCGGCTCTCCATCGAGTACGACTTCCTGCCGCGCGAGAGCGAAATTCTCCGCCTGCATTTCTGGGACCTTGCCTTCCAGCAGATGAAGGACAAAGGCGTGCTCTACCTCGAACCCGAAGGCAAGAACAAGGGATGCTGGGTCATGGGGCGTCCGCACGCGGCAGGGAAGTCCGAGGAGGAGCACACCGAAGAAGACCAGAAGGTCATCGTGCGCTCCAACGGCACCGTCGGTTACGTCGGCAAGGACATCGCGTATCACTTGTGGAAATTCGGGCTGCTCGGTCGCGACTTCGAATATCGCCGCTTCTACCAGTATCCCAATCGGCATGAAGTCTGGATTTCGGCGGTCGAAGGCGAAAAAGATCATCCACATTTCGGCGGGGTGAGCGCCATCTACAACGTGATTGACGCGCGCCAGGCGGAAGCGCAGAACACGGTGATCGAAGCGCTGCGCGGGCTCGGCTACACCCATGCTGCCGAGCATTACACGCATCTGTCCTACGAAATGGTCGCGCTCACTCCGCGCTGCGCCTCTGAACTCGGCTATCAGCTGAGCGAGGACGATTGGGGCAAGGCTTACATCGAGGTCTCGGGCCGCAAGGGTTTCGGCGTCAAGGCCGACGACCTCATCGACACGCTGATCGCTGCCGCCCGCAAGGAAGTGGATTCGCGCCACGCCGAGCTGCGCGAGGAAGAGCGCCGCGAGATCGCCACCCAAATCGCCATCGGCGCGCTGCGCTACTTCATGCTCAAGTTCACCAAGCCGAGCGTCATCGCCTTCGACTTCAAGGAAGCGCTCAGCTTCGAGGGAGAAACCGGCCCTTACTCCCAGTACGCCGTCGTCCGCGCCACCAACATCTTCCGCAAAGCCGGGGTCGATCCCGAATCGGTGCTCTCCTCAATCAACAATCGGCAATCGACAATCGGCAATTCGCCATCGACCATCGACCATGGACCATCGACGTCCATCGATTTCGCCACTTATCTCAGCGCGCCTTCTGCCAACGAACTCTGGGAGCTCTGGCTCGCCGCCTCGAAAACTTCTTACGTCATCGAGCAGTGCATCGCCACCGCCGAGCCCGCCTACGCCGCCAAGCACGCTTTCCAGTTGGCGCAGCTCTTCAATAACTTCTACCACCGCCACCACATCCTCAACGAACCCGACGAGGGCAGGAAACAATTCCTGCTGGCGACGGCTGCGGTGGTGCGCCGCGAACTCCTCCGCATTCTCGATGTCATGGGCATCACCGTTCCGCCCGTCATGTGA
- the purQ gene encoding phosphoribosylformylglycinamidine synthase subunit PurQ yields the protein MKVGVIQFPGSNCDQDPYWVFQQVAKEPVTYLWHESQDLENCDLIVVPGGFSYGDYLRTGAIARFSPVMEAVGRFAAAGGLVLGICNGFQILCESHLLPGALLRNAGLKYICKPVQVRVENAETPFTSGCRRGEVLQIPIGHMDGNYFCDAATLEELRNEQRIVFRYCSPAGEISEAANPNGSLDNIAGICNPGRNVLGMMPHPERASEALMGGTDGFRIFESLAGAMAPRP from the coding sequence ATGAAAGTCGGCGTCATCCAGTTTCCCGGCTCCAACTGCGACCAGGACCCTTACTGGGTATTCCAGCAGGTGGCAAAAGAGCCGGTCACCTACCTGTGGCACGAGTCGCAGGACCTGGAAAACTGCGATCTGATCGTGGTTCCCGGCGGTTTTTCCTACGGCGATTACCTGCGCACCGGCGCCATCGCGCGCTTTTCGCCGGTGATGGAAGCGGTGGGCCGCTTCGCCGCCGCGGGCGGGCTGGTGCTGGGCATCTGCAACGGATTCCAGATCCTGTGCGAATCGCACCTGCTGCCGGGCGCGCTGCTGCGCAATGCCGGATTGAAATATATCTGCAAGCCGGTGCAGGTGCGGGTGGAGAACGCGGAAACGCCGTTCACCAGCGGCTGCCGCCGCGGCGAGGTGCTGCAGATCCCCATCGGGCACATGGACGGCAACTATTTCTGCGACGCGGCAACGCTGGAGGAGCTGCGGAACGAACAACGTATCGTGTTCCGATATTGTTCCCCGGCGGGGGAGATCAGCGAAGCGGCCAATCCCAACGGGTCGCTCGACAACATCGCCGGAATCTGCAACCCCGGACGCAACGTGCTGGGCATGATGCCCCACCCCGAGCGCGCCAGCGAAGCCCTGATGGGCGGCACCGACGGCTTCAGGATTTTCGAGTCCCTGGCCGGCGCCATGGCGCCGCGACCGTAA
- a CDS encoding TIGR02391 family protein → MNLQTHISSNLWDAIRGPYESGNYSHAILEAVHHLTTILRDRSGADGDGAALVGQALGGDTPKLRVNAFQSESEKNVQRGIEQLLRGVYLAIRNPRSHEQFKDSQEDADAIVHFLDYILRILNASKEAFTVESFIASISDPEFVESKRYAELLVAEVPTNRRGDALAALFGVRRSLEVRKLRYLVPTLLSDLSDVQLARYLSTVSEEFRTTAEDVAIRTALQMLTPELWPRIAEASRLRIENKLIRVVEEGEIQLTGKTIGPLGTWASRFMKNFTLRADGARVLIQKLEGVDDDDRRYVAKYFMLHLPEILTDEREVKRAIRAISAAVQNGDVSIREAIIANVRQFPTNWQSQLAEALKQSTDPANPAVVLDDGTPLLEAPTSTEITDEDIPF, encoded by the coding sequence ATGAATCTCCAGACGCACATATCGAGTAACTTGTGGGACGCTATTCGAGGTCCGTACGAGTCAGGAAATTACTCGCACGCGATCCTTGAGGCGGTGCACCATCTCACGACGATCCTTCGCGACAGATCTGGCGCTGATGGCGATGGAGCTGCCTTGGTGGGACAAGCACTTGGCGGGGATACTCCGAAGCTTCGCGTAAACGCATTCCAATCAGAAAGCGAGAAAAACGTCCAAAGGGGAATTGAGCAATTGCTGCGCGGCGTGTATCTCGCGATACGAAACCCCAGGAGCCACGAACAATTCAAGGATTCGCAAGAGGACGCGGACGCCATTGTCCATTTCTTGGATTACATCCTGCGCATCCTCAACGCTTCTAAGGAAGCTTTTACAGTCGAGAGTTTCATCGCGAGCATCTCCGATCCTGAGTTCGTGGAGTCTAAGCGATACGCCGAGCTACTCGTCGCGGAGGTCCCCACGAACCGGCGCGGCGATGCGCTTGCAGCCCTATTTGGAGTTCGCCGCTCACTCGAAGTTCGAAAGCTGCGTTATCTCGTGCCAACACTGCTGTCAGATCTCAGCGATGTTCAACTCGCGCGGTACCTTAGCACGGTGTCTGAGGAATTCCGAACCACAGCTGAAGACGTCGCCATCCGGACTGCGTTACAGATGCTAACGCCGGAACTGTGGCCACGAATTGCTGAGGCTTCGCGTCTCCGAATTGAGAACAAGCTCATTCGAGTCGTTGAGGAGGGCGAAATACAGCTAACCGGAAAGACGATTGGCCCGCTCGGCACGTGGGCTAGCAGGTTCATGAAAAACTTCACTCTCCGTGCAGATGGCGCAAGAGTGTTAATTCAAAAATTGGAAGGTGTAGACGACGATGATCGCCGCTACGTCGCAAAATACTTCATGCTTCACCTGCCGGAGATACTGACTGACGAGCGCGAGGTTAAGAGAGCGATAAGGGCAATCTCCGCAGCAGTTCAGAATGGCGATGTGAGTATTCGCGAGGCGATTATCGCAAACGTTCGGCAGTTCCCAACTAACTGGCAATCGCAGCTCGCTGAGGCGCTCAAACAATCAACGGACCCGGCGAACCCGGCTGTGGTTCTCGATGATGGCACGCCACTTCTCGAAGCCCCGACTTCAACCGAAATAACAGACGAGGATATTCCGTTCTAA